A single region of the Populus nigra chromosome 2, ddPopNigr1.1, whole genome shotgun sequence genome encodes:
- the LOC133682655 gene encoding cytochrome P450 726A27-like, whose translation MIMQQQTPLLLAFLLFVLAVLRLRKKSKGHDSSCKPPPGPRGLPIIGNIHQLAASVTVPHRLCAHWAKKYGPIMQLKIGEVNTVIISSPEVAKDVFNDINFAERPDLLVSQIMLYNGQGLTFAQYGDHWRQMRKICVLELFSAKRVRSFKSVREEEVSNLIRSIRSKAGSPIDIRKMLLDLSNVITSRSSIGTKYKNQAALLHVVEQVTRAVAGINVVDIFPSSRLLRMISQFRSGLQRLQEEADQMLQDIINERRAQRVEKKTGEIEEEDNILDVLLNLQDDRSFEISTDSIKSIILEIYTGGSETSTTVLEWIMSELMKNPSVMEKAQKEVRQVFNKFENVDETIVDNLNFMKLVIKESLRLHPPGTFIPRACSKTCQVNGYTIEAKTKVMVNAWAIGRDPKYWTEPEKFYPERFLHSSVDYKGANFELVPFGAGRRMCPGMLFGMATVEFTLAQLLYHFDWKLADGATPEALDMQEIFASTMRRKHDLIVVPIPRRP comes from the exons ATGATCATGCAGCAGCAAACCCCCCTTCTCCTGGCCTTCCTTCTCTTTGTCCTCGCTGTATTGAGATTACGGAAGAAATCAAAAGGCCATGACTCAAGTTGTAAACCACCTCCAGGACCACGGGGATTACCCATCATCGGAAACATCCATCAGCTAGCTGCCTCTGTAACTGTACCCCATCGTCTCTGTGCACACTGGGCGAAGAAATACGGACCAATCATGCAACTTAAGATTGGAGAAGTTAATACTGTTATTATTTCTTCACCAGAAGTAGCAAAAGATGTGTTCAACGATATCAATTTTGCTGAAAGACCTGACCTCCTAGTTTCACAAATCATGCTTTATAATGGCCAGGGCCTTACGTTTGCACAATATGGAGACCATTGGAGACAAATGCGAAAAATTTGCGTATTGGAGCTATTTAGCGCAAAACGTGTACGCTCATTCAAATCAGTAAGGGAAGAAGAGGTATCGAACTTAATCAGATCCATCCGTTCGAAAGCAGGTTCACCAATCGACATTAGGAAAATGCTTTTGGATTTGTCAAATGTCATCACTTCAAGATCAAGCATTGGTACGAAATACAAAAACCAAGCTGCACTGTTACACGTTGTTGAACAAGTGACAAGGGCAGTAGCAGGTATAAATGTTGTAGATATATTCCCTTCCTCTAGATTGTTACGCATGATCAGTCAATTTAGGTCTGGTCTCCAAAGGTTGCAAGAAGAAGCGGATCAGATGCTTCAAGACATTATAAATGAACGTAGAGCCCAGAGGGTAGAGAAGAAGACAGGTGAAATTGAAGAGGAGGATAATATTCTGGATGTGCTTCTGAATCTCCAAGATGATAGAAGCTTTGAAATTTCAACAGATAGCATCAAATCAATTATCCTG GAGATCTATACTGGTGGGAGTGAAACATCAACAACGGTTTTGGAATGGATAATGTCAGAATTGATGAAAAACCCTAGTGTAATGGAAAAGGCACAAAAGGAAGTGAGGCAGGTCTTCAACAAGTTTGAGAATGTTGATGAAACAATTGTTGacaatttaaatttcatgaagCTGGTTATCAAAGAATCTTTGAGATTACATCCTCCCGGAACTTTCATTCCCAGAGCATGCAGTAAGACTTGTCAAGTTAATGGATATACCATAGAAGCTAAGACTAAAGTAATGGTTAATGCATGGGCTATTGGAAGGGATCCTAAATACTGGACTGAACCTGAGAAATTCTATCCTGAGAGATTCTTACATAGTTCCGTTGATTATAAAGGTGCCAACTTTGAACTAGTCCCATTTGGTGCTGGAAGGAGAATGTGCCCAGGAATGCTGTTTGGTATGGCCACCGTCGAGTTTACTCTTGCGCAGCTGTTATACCATTTTGATTGGAAACTTGCAGATGGAGCAACGCCGGAAGCTCTTGACATGCAGGAGATTTTCGCTTCCACAATGAGAAGAAAACATGATCTTATAGTAGTCCCCATCCCGCGCCGTCCTTAA